The sequence GACCGGTACATTGCCATTTGTCATCATATCTCCTCACCGAAATACCGAACGCCGCTCGTATCACGTGTGGTCTCTGCGCTGGCTTGGCTAGCCTCAGCCATAATCATGCTACCAATAATGATATATGGTAACAGTATTGAGGTAGTGCCCAACACATACTCCTGCCAAATTGTGTGGCCAGAATCGCACGAACACCTGCCTGGCACTACCTTTACCCTTTACTCGTTGATACTGGGATTTGTCATCCCTCTCTGCTTCATTATGACCTTTTACTGTCTGGTGATAAGGAAGCTTCGCAACGTTGGACCCAAAACCACAAACAAATCACGCGGAAAACGACGCTCGCATAGAAAAGTCACTAAATTAGTTCTCACTGTCATCACAGTGTACATTCTATGTTGGTTGCCGTACTGGATTTCCCAGGTGGCGCTCATAAGCTCACCAGCCGAATCATGCCAAACGCGTTTAGATATCATCCTATTCCTATTAGTAGGCTGTCTTGGTTATATCAACTCAGCTATCAACCCAATTCTCTACGCGTACCTTAGTGAAAATTTCAAGAAAAGTTTCATGAAAGCTTGCACCTGTGCCGCCCGGGCCGAAGTGAATGCCCAGTTGAAACTTGAAAATAGTGTCATGCCCAAGCGGTCCCGCACTCGCACCAATTCGGACACCACCCAGCTGACGACATCCAAGGTGCAGCACCGACTGTTGATCGATCCAACCACAACGGGTACGACAACCACAACAGCAGCTTCAACTGTGTCCTCACGGAATCCCAGCCCACCGGTTCAGAGGAGTTTGatgaataatagtaataataataataataacaacaataatagcTACGGTAACCACAGTGCTATCGCCGGTAGCAGTGGGAACAATGCAAAGAACTGCAACAACGAGCAACGACCGGGAACGGCCACCACCCACATTTATAGTAGCGTGAATAATACCAGCTCGACGGCATCAAATGTCAACAGTAGTGTAGGCGAATTAGTGCAATTGTCTTAAATCGAATCTTATACAGTTGTTCCAAACAATTGGCTAGGAGAATATATTTGTATAATATGTCAAAAATGTGGCAAAAAAGTGAGAAACAAAACGATGTAATTAAGATAAAATTGAATGTAATAAAACTATTCACTATTTCGGGGCCTGGCCACGCGTTTATGTGTGGGATGTGAATTTTATATAGTTCGTCATTCAATATTTTTGGAATAGCGATTG comes from Malaya genurostris strain Urasoe2022 chromosome 3, Malgen_1.1, whole genome shotgun sequence and encodes:
- the LOC131438867 gene encoding somatostatin receptor type 2-like gives rise to the protein MDSNLTYFLTGGGLFGDNTSLDEFVLSGLDGSGFEGSNDSFLHSNFTCPPTSMPITYTLFMILYAVVCLIGVMGNTLVIYVVLRFSNMQTVTNMYILNLAIADECFLIGIPFLIATMHMRRWVFSGAMCKAYMVSTSITQFTSSIFLFIMSADRYIAICHHISSPKYRTPLVSRVVSALAWLASAIIMLPIMIYGNSIEVVPNTYSCQIVWPESHEHLPGTTFTLYSLILGFVIPLCFIMTFYCLVIRKLRNVGPKTTNKSRGKRRSHRKVTKLVLTVITVYILCWLPYWISQVALISSPAESCQTRLDIILFLLVGCLGYINSAINPILYAYLSENFKKSFMKACTCAARAEVNAQLKLENSVMPKRSRTRTNSDTTQLTTSKVQHRLLIDPTTTGTTTTTAASTVSSRNPSPPVQRSLMNNSNNNNNNNNNSYGNHSAIAGSSGNNAKNCNNEQRPGTATTHIYSSVNNTSSTASNVNSSVGELVQLS